The genomic interval CAAGTATTTCTGCACCTCCACCAAACACTGATCTGCACCTTTGGAGCATGCTCAGATCCTCCAACACCCAACCCCGGCACAGGGAAATTCAGCAAGTATTCTCTCGTCTATAAGAATTCTCCCCAAACTGTCTCCATTCAGCGATCCTTCCACATATTACAGCAACCTGCTGAGGACGCCATTTCTTGTCCCTTCCTTCCCCGAAACTTCACAAGGACATCTCCAGCTTTGATGCTCTCTCTGACGCACAACAGGGGCAACCCTCCAAGGACTTCAGACGTCCCGCTCCAGAAATCCGGACCCTACACAGGAGACAGCTGCTTCCCTCCTATAAAAAAACTGATTTTCCCAGCGACCCCACACCGAAGGGCTCTGTCACATAGGTGGCAATCCTATGTGTCCCTCTCCAGATTTTCCCGGTCCCTCTTCACACGCTGAGGACTTCCCTGCAGACCATTCTCAGAACCACCACCGCACCCCTTCCGGCGACCCCAAGGGTCGCACCCAGAAAgacctcaccaccaccaccccttgaAGCTTCTCTAGGGCCCCTATTCAGGGCCAACCCGCCCCAGGGCGATCTCGAGGCTTCCCTCCTCCGCAGGAAAAAAGATGAGGGGAAGAGTCTCCCTCAGAACTTCATCTAGAATGCCCGCACTTCACCCTGCCCCCAAACCTGCCACTCCGACCCTGGCCTGGGACCATCTCCCATCTCCTAGGACAGGATTTGGGTGCAGGCTCAAGGAGTCCATAACGACGGCCCACAAATGAATGAGCCCCTTCCCCAGCCATAATCTCGCCTGTTTTGAAGGAGACATTATGTACAATGCTCGGAAGGGAAAACTGAGGTTGCGCAGCAACAATCCGAGGGGCTGGGTCTCGAACCGAGGGATTCGGAGCTCTTGAGTGGAACCCAGTGAGACAGAACTAGGACACTGCTGGGGACCGAGAGCAAAGGGGCGGTTCTTGCAGACAGGAAACCGTCTCTGCCCACAACCAAGATGACTGAGGAGAGAGCGGATGTTTCCGCACTTCGGGCCGAGGGCCACTCTTTCTCCCCTGGCGGCCCCGCTCTCGATGGTGGCACGGGTCACGTGACGGGGGGGGCGGGGTGACGGCGCGTCCCTCACCTCTTGGAGGGAATTAGCTTCCGAGGCCGAGAAGGGAGGGGATTCGGCCTCGGGAGGGTGGGGGGCGTGACATGTCTCTCGAAGATCCTTTTTTTGTAGTCCGAGGGTGAGTGACAGCGATGCGGCAGGACACGGGGTATTGTGTCCCCTTGCCAATTAGTGCCCGCGTGCCAGCCGGTGCATGTCAGGCATTCTGGGCACCGCCGTCGGGATCGCCCCGTGGCCATGTGGGAGGGGTCCGCAGGGGGATATGAGGGTCTCCTGAGCTCTCAACCTGTTTGGGGGCGTAATGGTGGGCGGGAGGACCGCCTACTCCCCCCGGCCAGCCGCGCCCGCTGTGCCCCTGCCCGCAGCGAGGTGCAGAAGGCGGTGAACACCGCCCGCGGGCTGTACCAGCGGTGGAGCGAGCTCCTGCAGGAGAGCGCGCTGGTCGGACGCGAGGAGCTGGACTGGACGACCAACGAGCTGCGGAATGGCCTGCGCAGCATCGAGTGGGACCTCGAAGACCTGGAGGAAACCATTGATatcctgggggggggggcggtggcatGGGAGAGTCTATTGCAGGGGTAGGGGGCGCTGAGAGCCAGCACTTGGGGGAGGCTGCACACCTAGGAGGTGTTAAGGACTTTGAGGCGTAGGAGGGCGCACGTTCTGTCGGGCTCTGGCTTTGACTCTTGACTCGCCGCATACGCATAGTGGAAGCCAACCCCGGCAAGTTCAAGCTCCCAGCTGGAGACCTTCAGGAGAGAAAAGTGTTTGTGCAGAAGATGCGGGAAGCAGTGCAGGTGAAGAGAGTTTCCGATGGGGTGAGGAGGGTTGGGGTGTGTTTTTACTCTCTGATGCTGTCCTTATCTGTAGGAAATGAAGGATCATATGGTCAGCCCGGCAGCCGTAGCCTTCATGGAGAGGAATAACAGGGAGGTAAGGCATTCCCACCCAGTGCCCTCACCTGCTGTGTCTCGGGTTGAGCCTCAGAGTGCAAGCCTGGCCCCTCTGCATTCGCCTGTTTCCTGGGGACCCGTGCGTCTGTCCCTCCGCATCCGTCCTCATCTTCGTGCAGTTGTCTCCATGCTGTCTACCCACCTGCTCTTTCAGGATGAGCACAACTGATTTCTCTGTGTGTATAATCCCTTCTGCCCCCTCCTGTGGGTCTGTACTCCACAGGTTTTCTCTGTGTGTGGCAGCCtgtctccttttcttgctctctgTGTTATTGTTTCCAGGATATGtgtttaccttttttcttttctttttttctcctttttttgggCCGTGCCcagcagcacgtgggatcttagtttccccaaccGGGGGTCGAACCCTTgtccctgtggcccctgcattgggagcttggagtcttacccatggaccaccaggaaagtccgtgtgctttttttttgtttttttttaatctgtgtagGCGCTTGACCTCTCTGATCATGGCCCCTGAGTGGATCCCTGTCAGCCTTGGGTAGATCCACCATTTCCCTTTTGTGGGTGTGGTTGCCCCGTGTGTGTCCCCACTCCTGTCTTTTGTGCCCATTCTCTCTGCTGCCTCTGTGTATGCACCTTTTCCCTCTGTGTTGTGTGTTGTTCATTCTTTGCATGTTGTGTAACAGCAACCTCACTCGATACACCTACATTGGGGTCTAGAAGGGTGGGGGACTGAAGCCTGCAGCAGCTTGGGGTCCTGTGGCAGGATCCACATGCCTTCCAGGTGTGCTGTTTTGGGGATTAATGTTCAAattcttcttatttctttatttggctgcatcaggtcttagttcccccactgcatgtgggattttttttttttcattaaaagttaattaatttttttgaccGTGTTGTATCTTTGTTCaccgcacaggcttttctctcgttgcagtgactactctctggttgtgatgGGCCCAGACcttgagggcttcagtagctgcagcatgtgggctcagtagtcaagattcaagggctctagagcacaggccctgtagttgtggcacatgggcttacttgctccgtggcatgtgggaatcttcctagaccagggattgaactcatgtctcctgcattggcaggcggattctctaccactgagccatcaaggaagccccaacctgtgggattttagttctccaaccagggactgaaccgatgTCcccgcattggaaggcagattcttttttttttttggaaggcagattcttaaccactggaccaccagggaagtcccttaagttCAGATTCTTAAATACCTGTGTTTATAGGTTTATAAGCATGCCAGGGTTAATTTATTAAATCCTTGTTCCATCCTCAGAAAACAGGGTTTATAgccctccccattttacaggtgaggaaactgaggtacagggaAGTTAAGTGGTATGGCCTTGAGGTCACCTTGCTAGTAAATGATGGCCCGGAGGAACCCAGGCCATTCTACTCCTGAGACTGTCTTCCTGAGTAGCCACCATCTAGTCTCTGCCGGGAGTGGGCGACCATCCCTGAGCCTGCCGTCTGGGTCCCTACAGATGCTGACAGGCAAGCCGGCCACTCTGAAGTCCTCCAGCGACTTGCTGGACGCCAGTGTGGTCTCGACCACCTCTCGCTACATTGAAGAGCAGCAGGCCACACAGCAGGTGCGTGCAGGCGGCTGGCAGCCCCAGGCTGGAGGAGACTGCGGACAGCTCAGGGCTCCGTGCCGACCTCGGTTCCCACCCCTCCACCCTGCAGCTGATCCTGGACCAGCAGGATCAACAGCTGGAAATGGTGTCTGGGAGCATCTCAGTTCTGAAACACATGTCCGGCCGCGTTGGGGAGGAGCTGGATGAGCAGGGCATGTGAGACCGGGACCCTGGGGGTGGGCCAGGAGCCCATGGCCGGCTGCTCCGGTGTGCACAGAGCCTCCAGGAGCTGATGCCTTCCTGGTCTTGGCAGTATGCTGGACGCCTTTGCTCAGGAGATGGACCACACCCAGTCCCGGATGGATGGGGTCCTTAGAAAGATGGCCAAAATATCCCACATGACCAGTGGTGAgtcccctggggtgggggagtgaggGGGGGGGTGCTGCCTCCCCTCTGTGAACTCTGACCCTCTTGCCCCCAGACCGCCGACAGTGGTGTGCCATCGCGGTGCTGCTGGGGGTGCTGCTCCTGGtcctcatcctcttcttctctctctgatCCTGGTCCTCCCCAGGGGGCGGTCCCTCCAGCTGCGGGGAGCTGGCAGGGCCCTGCCCCCTGGGAGGACTGGGAGGTCATGTCGGGAGAGCTGTCCCAAGGCTCTCATCTAGAGAGGACCCTCAGGGCCCCGGGCTGGAGCCCCTACCACCAGTCTGGTCTTAAGTGTACTTAGGGGGTGGTGGAGGAGGGGGACCTCAGACACACCCCTCTCCATCTCTACTCCTCAAAGCCATTGCTTTGCCCCTGTGCCTTCTACATGTGCCAACTTAGAAATAAAATCCCAGCCTTTATTATATATGTTTGTATCCTACGATATGGTGATCTGAACTGGTGGCTGCCCCTAAATGGGAACTCCTGTTCTAAGACCCCTGCTTGCACACCCTGGGGCCAATTGCGCATGTGTGCCCATGTGTGTCAGGGATTTCAGCGGTCGACATTCAGTGCAGAAAAGACTATTCTGGTGTATTTCTCAGATTTCATGATGGGTCATTTTATTACCATCAAAAAAATTCAACCACTGATTTTTCCTTGAGTTTTTGAACTTCAGCCTAAACATCTTTTGCTTGTTCTTTGTCTCCAGTAGGTGAATCCCTTAGCTGGGGAGCTCAGCTGGGACTTCTGAGGGGCCTCTCAGTACCACGGGGCTCTCTTGTACACCAGGTCACTTCCATCCTTTTGTGATGCAATGTTCTAATAaggtgtgagtgtgtgctcagtcgtgtctgactctttgagaccccatggactgtagccctccaggctcctctgcccatgggatttctcaggcaagaatactggagtgcattgccatttcattctccaggggatcttcccgacacagggatcaaacctctgtctcctgcattgcaggcagattgtttactgctgagctacctggggaGCCCACTACAAGGGAGCGTTTGTAGATTTAAGGACTTTGTTGTAGAGCCTACCTGAGTCGGAAATGATCCCTATAAGCTGGGTAAACTTGGACATGAATCTTCACTTACTGTCGTAGATGTTTCCATCCTGAGCATTATGTAATTTGACATCAGAATCACCCTTGTATGTTTGACACATTGTAAAGTGTTATGTGTTACAAGGCTGTCTGTCATCCCATTCAGCCCCAAAGGCTGATTTGTCAAAAAGAACCAAATATGTACAGattccatttttttgttttttggctgtgccacgcagcttgcaggatcttggttcccagactagggatcgaacccaggcctcctgcagtggaagtggtcttaaccactgaaccaccagggaagcagggaaGTCTccctctcttttaatttttatttttcttaatatatgtattttattgaagtatagttgacttgtttttcctttttattgttgttcttaaTGCAAAACTACTACCACTGATGTCCTGGTTCAGGTTGTCTTGATCCATTCCATACTTGGTTCTCAGTCTTCCTGGGCTTAAAAGACGTGCTTCTGGGGGTCTGACACCACCTTGCTGGAATTGCCTACATGTTCAGACAGGACTTTGTTCCTTGAGGTGACTTTGGACCAGAGTCACCTCAGGATTTTTGTTGGTGATGCTGTTGGCTCCCCCAAACCCTACTTTCTGTTGGCTAAAGCTAGGCTTCAGGACTCGAGGGGGCTGGCCTTACTGAAACATGCACAAATGACCCTGTGAATTGTTACCCTCAATGATCTTCCCTGTGAAAGGCGAGGCTCCCTCCAGTCCTCATGGGGTGGTTGGACCTGGACTGGGCGGAGATGGAAGCTGTCTACCTCCCCAGCATGGATATCTTGATTTGATGGACTCTCTTTAAGATCAGTCAAGTCTTCCCACACTTCTTGAGACATCTCTGAATTCACGGGCCCCTAAGGtatgttttgtcttttgtttcagTTGATAGAATTTTCTTCTGTTCATATCTATCCTCTTTAAAGCCATCCTgactttaatattatatattatatatatatttttttttttgctgcaccatgaagcatgtgggatcttagttccccttgATCAGGTATCATCGAACCTatgcccccctgcactgggagcagtcTTCACttctggacaccagggaagtcccccagtatTCCTCTGAATGCACTGGTTTAGGATGGGGTGAGGGGTGTGGATGCAGGTTCAGGACTTGAGTCTAGAGCTGGGGTGTCACATACCATGGGAGAGGATCCTGGGGGACCCCAGAGCAGGATTTAGGGCTTACACCTGTGAGGGAACAACCTGGGGTAACCTAGAAGGAACTGGAAGGTATTGGCTGCCTGAGTCTGAATGCAGTCCCCCCTCAAgctgactggagaaggaaatggcaccccactccagtattcctgcctgggaaataaataccttggatggaggaacctggggggttacagtccatggggtttcagagttggacataacagcAACTAAACTCAAGTGACATTAAGGCATGTTTGGCATGGCAATCCCGAGTGTGACACCCTGGGGTATGGGGGTGTGGATGTGTGGAAGGAGGGCGGCTCTGGTGTGCAGCGAGTGGGACCCACCACCCCACGCCCCCAGTGAGCAGCTGGCAGCAGGGCTGTTACAAAGGCGTTTAGTTTATTCTCCTCATCAGTATCACTGATGTCCTCACGGTTCACATTTCCCAGTGCGGCTCCTCCTCTTACAGTAGTCATGTGCAATCTCACTTACGGgcccggggtggggaggggctcggCCCAGGGCGGGGAGGGTGTTGGCACTCCACGCAGACAGACTGTCCTGCGTGAAAGAGGTGAGGGTGAATGGGCGgccggcgggggagggggggtggcccCCCCACAGTCTTTTTTGCGTTGGTCGGTGGTTCTCCATGTTCCTTCCTGGCTGCCCGGGCTTGGGGGTCCATGCAGTGCAGCGCAGGGCAGGGTGGGCTcgggtggagggggcagggaaggcaAGAAGGGAAAGCAGCAGGCCACCCAGGAGCAGGAAGCAGGGCGGGAGGGCGCAGGGGTGGCTCCCGGGGTAAGGCACAACCCTGTCTTTGGCTCTCCTGGTGAGGAGTTTCCTCCCCTGCACCCCTGCCCAGccccgctccccacccctccccaccccccagaccGCCACACACAGTCCAGAGAGCCAGGGGGGGCGCCTCCTGGGGTCCCTGAAACAAGAGGGCTCTGCCACCCAGCCCAGTGCTGCAGGGGCTCGAGGAAAAAGGCGAGGAGGGGCTGGACAGAGGCCTGCCCAGgacaagggggtggggagggagaagacCCCAGTCCCAGAGAGCTGGCCCCCACTAAGGCCTGGAAGGAGGGGAGCGCCTGGGGACTCCGGCTTCCTTGTGGGGTCTGGCTGGAGCCCCAGCCCCATCCCTCGGCCTTGGTCGGCCTGGCAGCTTGCCAAGTGACCAGGATATTGTGCTTTGGGATCTATGCTGGGGTGGGTGCTGAGACCAGGATTGGGGGGGTGCAGGGTAGGTGTGACTAAGGTGCTTGTGCTTTAGTTGGGGGTGTTGACTCCCCCCACACACTCGAGCCAGCTGAGGCCACGAAAGCAGAGTCCCGGGACCCCAGCTGGACtgatccccccacccctgcaacaAGCAGATGTCAGGAAGGACCTCCCCACCCCGGCCCCACAGGCTGGCGGGGGctcctggggttgggggggcaggcctccaagtcaggtttcaagGGTCCAGTGGGCCCCCACCACCTCCTGTAGTCCCCTTGCCTTTGGAGAGAGAGGCTGCTGGGAGCAATGGGCGAGTCAGATTGGGGAGAAGACAGAGGCATGAGAACAAGGGCTGGAGACAAAACTGTGAAATTGCAAAGAAATGACACCCAGTGGGTGTGTATGGGGGAAGGGgagtagagttaaaaaaaaaaaaaaaagaaccctctgAGTTTACATGTAGAACTCAAAAACCTGGGACACCCTTGCAATGGAGTCCCATGGGGGAGGCATCGAAGGGTGAGTGGGAGCTGGCCGGACCCACAGGAGCCCAGGCAGAGCGGGCCTTGGGGGGGCCCCACCTTGGAAACGCACACCCACACTCCACACACATGCGCAGCACATTCAGCCTGCCCCCTGGCCCCCCACCCCGTCCTGCCTTCCATAGCTCCGGGGACCAAAGGGGACATCAGACCCAGTCCCattggtttgaaaaataaaaggaatcttatACTTCAATATTTCATTagctaaaaaaatgttttaaaaagtatgtacagggggtgggggctgggagccctgccgtgggggcggggtggggtggggaagggcggGAAGGCAGCAGCCCCCTCCCCCTAGCCGGCTCCCCTGGGTTCCACCCCGGTCCTACTGCCTCTTCTGTCTTCATTTGTTTAAGAGCAAAACTTCTAcacacgcacgcgcgcacacacacacacacgcacacccacaCGCTTCTGCACGCCCCGGAAacctctcctcctgtcctcagagaCCTGCGGTCTGCCCCCAAGGGCTCCCCTGACTCAGGACCTGCCCCTCTCAGGCCCCAGGGGACTGGTGATGGCAAGAGAGGCTGAgcatggggaggggaagagaagggCGCTGGGCCTGCCACCGCCCACCACCTTGGGTCGGCcagtttctctgagcctcagtttcctcagctgtaaaatgggcagTCCTCACGGCCTCGCCTACCCCAGCCCCCAGGTGCAGGGACAGACGAGGGAAACAGGAAGGCGCTTTTGGAAACGTGGAAGCACTGGGAGGTGGTGGCGGGAGGGGTCCTGAGAACCCGGGGGCCCCTGCAAGTCCCGAGGGGctgcagtggggggggggggtgggggcggaggctGAGGAATGCTCCCGCTTGGTGGCCCAGGGCCTGGGAAGGGGGTCTTCCCAAGCCCCCCCAGGCTGGCCCCTCCCTGTGCCTGGCCTGGTGAGTGGGGAGAGAGTCACTAGGGGTTAGGAGACGGGGAGCAAGAGCCCCCCGactgtgcatgagtgtgtgctagAGAAGGCCACGCGGACCTCGCACCACCTGCCATCCTCTCCCAGCCCGGATCCCCGATCGGCTTGGGGTCaggggatgggacggggaggcaGAGGAGCTGGGAGCATGCAGCACCCCCCGCGGGTCCTGGGGAAGGACAGACAGTAGCTCGTGACCAGGATGGCGGGTGGGTGTGACAGGAGGGGGAGTGTGGCGGCCCCGCGGGAGGGTCCGCTGGGGGTTACTGGAGGGCCTCCTCGGCTGAGGGGCCGGCCTCGCCGTCGTGGCTGGCCGTCTCGAAGCCGTGCTCCACACCCATCATGTCCGGCTCTATCTTGCCCGTGTAGCTGATGAAGGTGGTGTAGGCGTCGCCCTCAGCCATGAGCGGCTTGACCTTGGGGATCCAGCTCTTGCGCACAACGCGGCGGGCGTTGGTGCACATGTCGGCCGCAATGGCGTTCATCTCGCTCTCCTTGAAGTTGGGGGCGAAGTTCTGGCAGTAGTCTGCAGGTGGAATGAGCGGGCCCAGGTAAGCGCCCCTCCCAACAGGCACTCAGCTGCCGTGGCGCGGGCACCCCCCGACCTCAgggcccctctgcccacccctcAGAGCTGAGGGCTGAGGCCTTGCAGATGCTTGCTGCTgttgcttagctgctcagtcatgtctgactctttgcgaccccatggactgtagcccaccaggctcctctgtccatgggattctccaggcaagaatactggagtgggttgccatttccttctctaagggctctgcccgacccaggggttgaacctgcgtgTCCtgcttgccaggcagattcttgaccactgagccacttggggagCCCGAGATCTTACAGACAGCATGCTACACTACATCAGTGGGCACAGGCTGGACCCAGCTGGGCCACGTGTGTGGGATGTGTGGGTCTGATGCGGGACACCTGAGTGCTCTTGAAAAACAGGCGTCATTTGCCAGAATTTAGAAACTGGGAGATTTCCACTTGAAAACCTAGACTTACTTCCTGACAACTGGCTGAGGCCTGGGGTGGTCTATCACTCCCATGACCAGCCTGCGTTGGAGACCCTCTCCTGCCGGCTTTGTGGCTTTCCTTCAGTGTCCTTCCTCAAGAAATCTCTAACCAATCACAGCCCTCTTCCCAAGAAGCCTAGATTGAACTTCAGAATCCTTAACATCAGAGCCTACCTACTGACCCATCAGGGCCACCACCAGAGAAAAGGACCCCCTGCCCGACCCCAGAACGGCAGGCACTCACATTTGACGGCGTGGAGCACGCGACTGTCCAGCGGTTTGCGGCTGGGGTTGTTGCTGGAGGAGCGGATGCCGGTGCCACAGCTGTTGGCCAGCGTGTTCCTGGGTAAGGTACAGGGGAGGGGAGTCAGGCCCCCCGATGGCGAGCCCCCTCAACCCCTGGGGCTCTGGCGGGGGCCTCACCGGTCAAAGAAGGAGGCCAGGAGGCGCCGCAGCAGGACCTTGTGGCGTGTGCCTGCGCTGACGTGGCAGTTCATGAGCTGCGCCCTCGTGATGTACACGTTGGTGCCTGCAGGGGGAGGGGGCGAGAGGATAGCCAGGGCCGACCAAgacaccaccccaccccaacaaCTCAACCCACAGCTGCCTTCTCGACACTCAGGAAAggagagagactgcccccagccACCATGAGTCCTGCGGCCAAATTCTTAAGCTCTGTGTTGGTCAACCCTGGAACCACCCCCACGAAACCACTGACCTATGCCAATGTGGCCAAAAATGCTGGCCGATGCTTATAGCCGCCTCTGGGGTGGAAACCTACAGGCAAGCCTTTGATTCGTATCAATATGAAGGGGTGTCAGGGGCCCCAGGACCCAACCCAAATGGGGTGGCAGGGGGAGCTGAGGGTCGAGGTGAGGCCAGCCCACCTGTCACCAGCTCCAGCTTCTCTGAGGGGTCGCCCTCGTCGTAGAGCTTGGGGTGGCAGCGGTTGCCAATCTGGTTGATGAGCTCGGCGGGGAGAGACGCTAGGTCCTGCCGCACTCGGATGCGATTCCGAGACTCAGGGGCCACCTGCTCAGGGAGGGCCTCCACCTTCTCGGCTGTGCAGGGGGGAGAGAGGTGTGCTGGGGTCAGGTGGCAGtggtggggagggcagtggggcCGGGCTGGGGCTTGCGGGGGCACCTCACCAGTCTGGCCGACGTTCATCATGCTGTACATGGTGTACATGTTGCAGATCTGCCGGTACTGCTCATCTGTGCCCTCCTCGCCAGCgtcctcctcctcgtcctcctcATTGTGGTAGGAGCCGGGGCTGTCGCTGGTGTAGGCGCTTGAGGTGCCGGGGCTGGTCCGCTCTGACGTGCTGGGCCCGCTCACACCgcctgctgccgccgccgctgccgccgcacCCCCTGTTGGCGGCCCGGCTCCCGCCCCCGCCGCCACTGCGGTGGGCTGTGCCGCCGCCACCACGGGGGCCTGCTGGGCCGGCCGGTTGACAGCCAGGTCTGGCGTGGAGAACTTGGCCATCTTACGGCTGCCATTGCCCCCGCTGCCGCCCCCGGCATCCTTCTGGCTGCTGTCCCACAGCCGCTTGGCCACGGGCGTGCACTGCACAGAGTCCGACTCCTGCTGCTCTGTCTTGACGCGCGACACCAGGGGCAGCGGAGTGCCGCAGGCCGGCCAGCTCGACGTCTGCGCCACGGGGCTCTGGGGCTCGGACGAGGGGGCCTCCTCAGCGTGCAGGCCCTGGGAGTCGCAGCTGGGGGAGCTCACCTTGAGGAAGAATTCGGTCCCCTTCTCCATGATCTCCTGGATCTGCAGAAAGCCAGCCGTGTACATGAGCAGGAACTGGTCACCCATGTTCATGCTCAGGCGGCCCGTGTAGCAGAAGCTGAGGATCTGCTGGAAGGACTGGGGCTGCACGGCCGCCGGCAGCTCCACCACCGCGCTCCGGCTGCTGTTGAACAGGTCCCGGAAGTAGGAGCTGCTGGCGGCCAGCACGGCCCTGTGGGCCTTGAAGGCGTGGCCCTTGACCACTACCGAGACGTCACAGTACAGGCCCTGCAGCCGCTGCTCGTTGAGGCACTCCAGGATGCTGTTGCCAAAGTTCGGGATCTCCATCTGAAGGGTCTGGGCCATGGCGGCGGTAGCTGCGCGGGCGAAAGGGAGAGATGGAGGGGCAGGGTCAGGCGGCTGACCCAGCCGGATACCGGGAGACAGGCGGGAGTGTGGATGGCAGCCACTGTGGTGGAATCTGCCAGGACCATAAGAATCGCAGGGGCCGCCCACTCCTGTCCCAGCACGGCCTGGCCTCTGTGACAGGCTGGCCAGTCAGCTAAGCTGGGGTGGTCCATGCTGGGCTTCTTTCTGCAGAAAGAAGGGCAGGGActccccaggtggtccagtggctaggactccatattcccaatgcaggggacccaggttcaacccctagtcagggaactacatcccacatgTCGCAAGTGAGAGTCCCCATACCTcgactaaagatcttgcatgctactacaataaaaattaataataaagatgCCTcatctaagacctggtgcagacaaataagaaaacattaaacaaaataaaggagGGCAAAGGCATCCTTACACGTCTGTGCTTGAGCATTAAATGAGATGACACGGGGAGCACCCCATGAGCACTAACCAGTGCTAGCACCACACACACAGGTAACTGGCATACCAACACAGAGAAGGCGGACTCATCTGATCTTTCACACTGCCTTTGTGGGGCTGAGCACGTGACCCAGAACCAccatttgttgaatgactgaatgaccaATCAAGAAACCCTGAAACTGCATGAGAACATAACAGTCACCAGGgcaatgcaaatccaaaccacagtgAAACACCATTTCACACCCACCAGGCTGGCTAGAGAAtcgcaaggacagaggagcctggtgggctacagtccacggggttgcaaagactcggtcacaactgagcaactaacacacaggctGGCTAgcataaaaagataaatactctCAGTGAAGATGAGAAATGACTCGGGACCCTCCTacattggtggtgggaatgtgaagTAGTGTAGATGCTGTAGAAAACCGCTCTTCAAATGGTTAAACCTGAAGTTACCATATGACACAGCGATCCTACCTCTGGGAATGATACCTGAGAAGTGAAAACATACAtccaccagtggttaagactgtgagtatttgttgtttagtcactaagttatgtctgactcttttgtgacctcatggactgtagcccgccaggctcctttgtccatgcgatttcccaggcaagaatactggagtgggttgccatttcgtcctccaggggatcttcctgacccagggattgaacccgtgtctcctgcattggcaggcgggttctctactgCTAAGTAAAGAACCGGGGAAGTACCATGTGAATGTttacagcagcactattcacaacaggcGAAAGGTAGAACCAATGACCTCaaaggtaaatggataaacaaaatgtgatcc from Dama dama isolate Ldn47 chromosome 9, ASM3311817v1, whole genome shotgun sequence carries:
- the STX10 gene encoding syntaxin-10 isoform X5; protein product: MSLEDPFFVVRGEVQKAVNTARGLYQRWSELLQESALVGREELDWTTNELRNGLRSIEWDLEDLEETIGIVEANPGKFKLPAGDLQERKVFVQKMREAVQEMKDHMVSPAAVAFMERNNREMLTGKPATLKSSSDLLDASVVSTTSRYIEEQQATQQLILDQQDQQLEMVSGSISVLKHMSGRVGEELDEQVCWTPLLRRWTTPSPGWMGSLERWPKYPT
- the STX10 gene encoding syntaxin-10 isoform X4, with the translated sequence MSLEDPFFVVRGEVQKAVNTARGLYQRWSELLQESALVGREELDWTTNELRNGLRSIEWDLEDLEETIGIVEANPGKFKLPAGDLQERKVFVQKMREAVQEMKDHMVSPAAVAFMERNNREMLTGKPATLKSSSDLLDASVVSTTSRYIEEQQATQQLILDQQDQQLEMVSGSISVLKHMSGRVGEELDEQGIMLDAFAQEMDHTQSRMDGVLRKMAKISHMTSDRRQWCAIAVLLGVLLLVLILFFSL
- the STX10 gene encoding syntaxin-10 isoform X1 — encoded protein: MWEGSAGGYEGLLSSQPVWGRNGGREDRLLPPASRARCAPARSEVQKAVNTARGLYQRWSELLQESALVGREELDWTTNELRNGLRSIEWDLEDLEETIGIVEANPGKFKLPAGDLQERKVFVQKMREAVQEMKDHMVSPAAVAFMERNNREMLTGKPATLKSSSDLLDASVVSTTSRYIEEQQATQQLILDQQDQQLEMVSGSISVLKHMSGRVGEELDEQGIMLDAFAQEMDHTQSRMDGVLRKMAKISHMTSGEAPSSPHGVVGPGLGGDGSCLPPQHGYLDLMDSL
- the STX10 gene encoding syntaxin-10 isoform X3 — translated: MWEGSAGGYEGLLSSQPVWGRNGGREDRLLPPASRARCAPARSEVQKAVNTARGLYQRWSELLQESALVGREELDWTTNELRNGLRSIEWDLEDLEETIGIVEANPGKFKLPAGDLQERKVFVQKMREAVQEMKDHMVSPAAVAFMERNNREMLTGKPATLKSSSDLLDASVVSTTSRYIEEQQATQQLILDQQDQQLEMVSGSISVLKHMSGRVGEELDEQGIMLDAFAQEMDHTQSRMDGVLRKMAKISHMTSDRRQWCAIAVLLGVLLLVLILFFSL
- the STX10 gene encoding syntaxin-10 isoform X2, with protein sequence MWEGSAGGYEGLLSSQPVWGRNGGREDRLLPPASRARCAPARSEVQKAVNTARGLYQRWSELLQESALVGREELDWTTNELRNGLRSIEWDLEDLEETIGIVEANPGKFKLPAGDLQERKVFVQKMREAVQEMKDHMVSPAAVAFMERNNREMLTGKPATLKSSSDLLDASVVSTTSRYIEEQQATQQLILDQQDQQLEMVSGSISVLKHMSGRVGEELDEQGIMLDAFAQEMDHTQSRMDGVLRKMAKISHMTSVGESLSWGAQLGLLRGLSVPRGSLVHQVTSILL
- the NACC1 gene encoding nucleus accumbens-associated protein 1, encoding MAQTLQMEIPNFGNSILECLNEQRLQGLYCDVSVVVKGHAFKAHRAVLAASSSYFRDLFNSSRSAVVELPAAVQPQSFQQILSFCYTGRLSMNMGDQFLLMYTAGFLQIQEIMEKGTEFFLKVSSPSCDSQGLHAEEAPSSEPQSPVAQTSSWPACGTPLPLVSRVKTEQQESDSVQCTPVAKRLWDSSQKDAGGGSGGNGSRKMAKFSTPDLAVNRPAQQAPVVAAAQPTAVAAGAGAGPPTGGAAAAAAAAGGVSGPSTSERTSPGTSSAYTSDSPGSYHNEEDEEEDAGEEGTDEQYRQICNMYTMYSMMNVGQTAEKVEALPEQVAPESRNRIRVRQDLASLPAELINQIGNRCHPKLYDEGDPSEKLELVTGTNVYITRAQLMNCHVSAGTRHKVLLRRLLASFFDRNTLANSCGTGIRSSSNNPSRKPLDSRVLHAVKYYCQNFAPNFKESEMNAIAADMCTNARRVVRKSWIPKVKPLMAEGDAYTTFISYTGKIEPDMMGVEHGFETASHDGEAGPSAEEALQ